One genomic window of Plasmodium falciparum 3D7 genome assembly, chromosome: 10 includes the following:
- a CDS encoding merozoite surface protein 11 yields MNKFLNIIFYIFLILNFSFFQSNATSKEIQKDEQKNLRNGSSINNNKNIENKNDNIETQYEASEYIEKQNDILNMYNDEKEKNNNNSLDTNVTKNTVIDNSNKFQSIEDNNVYNKGIFVGTGIKLNDSQTTSDNYKNERYQIDDEKLKYGGSFDTIFSGFVNLLTPSSPTQNDGSTGRNVPPPSEPNVDTPDPPTAPAPVKVPEDAKLSSSPRPEGPRANNRNENNQNTDPYNHYFAWEIGGGAPTYKPENNKNDNILLEHVKITSWDKEDIIKENEDTKREVQETEDTDETEDTDETEETEDMEDENEIVEDQLQENEDDEDNVNLEDINKNTRNDIFEEQIKLDSTQDDKAQKLISNEYKKTEEKKSLEDHVNLLFNFLQTNNQLDPSLKDLENELTFFLNNY; encoded by the coding sequence atgaATAAGtttttgaatattatattttacatttttctaatattaaATTTCTCTTTCTTCCAAAGCAATGCCACAAGTAAGGAAATTCAAAAAGATGAACAAAAGAATTTAAGAAATGGTTCttcaataaataataacaaaaatatagaaaataaaaatgataatattgaaaCTCAATATGAAGCTTCagaatatatagaaaaacaaaatgacattttaaatatgtataatgatgaaaaagagaaaaataataataattcattaGATACAAATGTAACAAAAAATACTGTAATTgataattcaaataaattTCAATCAATTGAAGACAATAATGTATACAATAAAGGTATATTTGTAGGTACTGggataaaattaaatgattcACAAACTACATCTGATAATTACAAAAATGAACGATATCAAATAGACGATGAAAAATTGAAGTATGGAGGGTCGTTTGACACAATTTTTTCAGGTTTTGTTAATTTATTAACACCATCAAGTCCTACTCAAAACGATGGATCTACAGGAAGAAATGTACCACCTCCTAGTGAACCTAATGTTGATACACCAGATCCTCCAACAGCACCCGCACCTGTAAAGGTACCTGAAGATGCAAAATTATCAAGTTCTCCTAGACCTGAAGGACCAAGAGCAAACAAtagaaatgaaaataatcaaaatacaGATCCATATAACCACTATTTTGCATGGGAAATTGGAGGTGGTGCTCCAACGTATAAACCCGAGAACAATAAGAACGATAATATTTTGCTAGAACACGTAAAAATTACCTCGTGGGATAAAGAAGatataattaaagaaaatgaagacaCAAAACGCGAAGTTCAAGAAACTGAAGACACTGACGAAACTGAAGATACTGACGAAACTGAAGAAACAGAAGATATGGAAGATGAAAACGAAATTGTGGAAGATCAATTAcaagaaaatgaagatgatgagGATAATGTAAATTTAgaagatattaataaaaatactagaaatgatatatttgaagaacaaataaaattagaTTCTACGCAAGATGACAAAGCTCAAAAATTAATTtctaatgaatataaaaaaactgaagaaaaaaaatcattaGAAGATCATGTAAatctattatttaattttttacaaaCAAATAACCAACTAGATCCTTCACTAAAAGATTTAGAAAATGagttaactttttttttaaataactaTTGA
- a CDS encoding duffy binding-like merozoite surface protein 2 — MIYILSIVFYIFFLHIDIYVNIYSTCFVVNEGNPNLRNNIINDDELKGKAYNNTIDANNQNIEYNKNLKHNVNSSHISKFSDIMDQEDKGDNENSHDIKFEEKKNINKSLDAESNYGINEISITGNDSNSDNSNQNIFPDGSELAGGIPRSIYTINLGFNKCPTEEICKDFSNLPQCRKNVHERNNWLGSSVKNFSSDNKGVLVPPRRQSLCLRITLQDFRTKKKKEGDFEKFIYSYASSEARKLRTIHNNNLEKAHQAIRYSFADIGNIIRGDDMMDTPTSKETITYLEKVLKIYNENNDKPKDAKKWWTENRHHVWEAMMCGYQSAQKDNQCTGYGNIDDIPQFLRWFREWGTYVCEESEKNMNTLKAVCFPKQPRTEANPALTVHENEMCSSTLKKYEEWYNKRKTEWTEQSIKYNNDKINYTDIKTLSPSEYLIEKCPECKCTKKNLQDVFELTFDGKALLEKLKKEESPVSNSVNALPEPGQITLPDPSLKQTTQQENQPVVETPVTTAVINEHQGQTEPNKGDNNNERENHESNVGSIQEVNQGSVSEESHSKTIDPSKIDDRLELSSGSSSLEQHSKEDVKKGCALELVPLSLSDIEQIANESEDVLEEIEEEINTDGEIEYITEEEIKEDIEEETEEDIEEETEEETEEETEEEADEETVKEIEDKPEQEIKNKSLEEKQIDKNTDTSEKKGFNNSEKDEKARNLISKNYKNYNELDKNVHTLVNSIISLLEEGNGSDSTLNSLSKDITNLFKN, encoded by the coding sequence atgatatatattttatctattgtattttatatattttttttacatattgatatatatgtaaacatTTATTCTACATGTTTTGTTGTAAATGAGGGGAACCCTAATTTAAGAAATAACATaattaatgatgatgaacTAAAGGGGAaagcatataataatactataGATGCTAATAACCaaaatatagaatataataaaaacttaAAGCACAATGTAAACTCATCTCATATATCTAAATTTTCGGATATTATGGATCAAGAAGATAAAGGAGATAATGAAAATTCTCATGACATAAaatttgaagaaaaaaaaaatattaataaatcttTAGACGCTGAATCCAATTATGGTATTAATGAAATTAGTATTACTGGTAATGATAGTAATAGTGATAATAGTAATCAGAATATTTTTCCAGATGGTAGTGAATTAGCTGGAGGTATTCCTCGTTctatatatactattaacCTTGGTTTTAATAAATGTCCTACTGAAGAGATTTGTAAAGACTTTAGTAATCTTCCACAATGTCGAAAGAATGTACATGAAAGAAATAATTGGTTGGGCTCAAGTGTAAAAAATTTTTCAAGTGATAATAAGGGGGTTCTTGTTCCTCCAAGAAGACAATCTTTATGTTTAAGAATTACATTACAAGATTTTCGtacgaaaaagaaaaaggaaggagattttgaaaaatttatttattcatatgcaTCATCTGAAGCTAGAAAATTAAGAACCATACACAATAATAACTTAGAAAAAGCTCATCAAGCTATAAGATATAGTTTTGCAGATATTGGAAATATTATTAGAGGAGATGACATGATGGATACACCTACGTCAAAAGAAACCATAACATATTTAGAAAAAGTacttaaaatttataatgaaaataatgataaaccAAAAGATGCAAAAAAATGGTGGACAGAAAACAGGCATCATGTTTGGGAAGCAATGATGTGCGGATATCAGAGTGCGCAGAAAGATAACCAATGTACAGGTTATGGTAACATTGATGATATACCACAATTTTTAAGGTGGTTCAGAGAGTGGGGAACATATGTCTGTGAAGAAAgcgaaaaaaatatgaacacaCTAAAAGCTGTTTGCTTTCCGAAACAGCCAAGAACCGAAGCGAATCCTGCATTGACTGTACATGAAAATGAAATGTGCTCATcaactttaaaaaaatatgaagaatggtataataaaaggaaaacTGAATGGACTGAACAAtctattaaatataacaatgacaaaattaattatacagatataaaaacattatcTCCTTCTGAATATTTAATAGAAAAATGTCCTGAATGTAAATGtaccaaaaaaaatttgCAAGATGTATTTGAACTTACATTTGATGGAAAAGCTTTATTAGAAAAgctaaaaaaagaagaatcaCCTGTGAGTAATAGTGTGAATGCCTTACCTGAACCAGGTCAAATTACATTACCTGATCCTTCATTAAAACAAACAACACAACAGGAAAATCAACCTGTTGTAGAAACACCTGTTACCACAGCTGTTATTAATGAACATCAAGGACAAACAGAACCGAATAAAGGTGACAACAATAATGAAAGAGAAAATCATGAAAGTAATGTTGGTAGCATCCAAGAAGTAAACCAAGGTAGCGTGAGCGAAGAATCACATTCTAAAACTATAGATCCTTCTAAGATTGACGACCGTTTGGAATTAAGTAGTGGGTCATCATCTCTTGAACAACACTCTAAGGAAGATGTAAAAAAGGGATGTGCTTTAGAATTGGTACCTTTATCTTTATCGGATATTGAACAGATAGCTAATGAAAGCGAAGATGTACTGGAAGAGATAGAAGAAGAAATTAATACAGATGGGgaaatagaatatataacagaagaagaaataaaagaagatataGAAGAAGAAACAGAAGAAGATATAGAAGAAGAAACAGAAGAAGAAACAGAAGAAGAAACAGAAGAAGAAGCAGATGAAGAAACAGTAAAAGAAATAGAAGACAAACCAGAacaagaaattaaaaataaatcgctagaagaaaaacaaatagATAAAAATACAGATACCAGTGAAAAGAAAGGATTTAATAATTcagaaaaagatgaaaaagcTCGAAATTTAATttctaaaaattataaaaattataatgaactAGATAAAAACGTTCATACTTTAGTAAATTCAATTATTAGTTTATTAGAAGAAGGTAATGGAAGTGATTCTACCTTGAATAGTTTATCAAAAGATATtacaaatttatttaaaaattaa
- a CDS encoding liver stage antigen 1, which yields MKHILYISFYFILVNLLIFHINGKIIKNSEKDEIIKSNLRSGSSNSRNRINEEKHEKKHVLSHNSYEKTKNNENNKFFDKDKELTMSNVKNVSQTNFKSLLRNLGVSENIFLKENKLNKEGKLIEHIINDDDDKKKYIKGQDENRQEDLEQERLAKEKLQGQQSDLEQERLAKEKLQEQQSDLEQERLAKEKLQEQQSDLEQDRLAKEKLQEQQSDLEQERRAKEKLQEQQSDLERTKTSKEKLHEQQSDLEQERRAKEKLQEQQSDLEQERLAKEKLQEQQSDLEQERLAKEKLQEQQSDLEQERLAKEKLQEQQSDLEQERLAKEKLQEQQSDLEQERLAKEKLQEQQSDLEQDRLAKEKLQEQQSDLEQERLAKEKLQEQQSDLEQERRAKEKLQEQQSDLEQERRAKEKLQEQQSDLEQERRAKEKLQEQQSDLEQERRAKEKLQEQQSDLEQERLAKEKLQEQQSDLEQERRAKEKLQEQQSDLEQERLAKEKLQEQQSDLEQERRAKEKLQEQQSDLEQERRAKEKLQEQQSDLEQDRLAKEKLQEQQSDLEQERRAKEKLQEQQSDLERTKASTETLHEQQSDLEQERLAKEKLQEQQSDLEQERLAKEKLQEQQSDLERTKASTETLREQQSDLEQEKLAKEKLQGQQSDLEQERLAKEKLQGQQSDLEQERLAKEKLQGQQSDLEQERLAKEKLQGQQSDLEQERLAKEKLQERQSDLEQERLAKEKLQEQQSDLEQERLAKEKLQEQQSDLEQDRLAKEKLQEQQSDLEQERLAKEKLQGQHSDLERTKASKETLQEQQSDLEQERLAKEKLQEQQSDLEQERRAKEKLQEQQSDLEQERRAKEKLQEQQSDLEQERRAKEKLQEQQRDLEQRKADTKKNLERKKEHGDVLAEDLYGRLEIPAIELPSENERGYYIPHQSSLPQDNRGNSRDSKEISIIENTNRESITTNVEGRRDIHKGHLEEKKDGSIKPEQKEDKSADIQNHTLETVNISDVNDFQISKYEDEISAEYDDSLIDEEEDDEDLDEFKPIVQYDNFQDEENIGIYKELEDLIEKNENLDDLDEGIEKSSEELSEEKIKKGKKYEKTKDNNFKPNDKSLYDEHIKKYKNDKQVNKEKEKFIKSLFHIFDGDNEILQIVDELSEDITKYFMKL from the coding sequence ATGAAACATATTTTGTACATATCATTTTACTTTATCCTTGTTAATTTATtgatatttcatataaatggaaagataataaagaattCTGAAAAAGATGAAATCATAAAATCTAACTTGAGAAGTGGTTCTTCAAATTCTAGGAATCGAATAAATGAGGAAAAGCACGAGAAGAAACACGTTTTATCTCATAATTCATATGAGAAaactaaaaataatgaaaataataaatttttcgATAAGGATAAAGAGTTAACGATGTCTAATGTAAAAAATGTGTCACAAACAAATTTCAAAAGTCTTTTAAGAAATCTTGGTGTTTCAGAGAATATATTccttaaagaaaataaattaaataaggaAGGGAAATTAATTGAACAcataataaatgatgatgacgataaaaaaaaatatattaaagggCAAGACGAAAACAGACAAGAAGATCTAGAACAAGAGAGACTTGCTAAAGAAAAGTTACAGGGGCAACAAAGCGATTTAGAACAAGAGAGACTTGCTAAAGAAAAGTTGCAAGAACAACAAAGCGATTTAGAACAAGAGAGACTTGCTAAAGAAAAGTTGCAAGAACAACAAAGCGATTTAGAACAAGATAGACTTGCTAAAGAAAAGTTACAAGAGCAACAAAGCGATTTAGAACAAGAGAGACGTGCTAAAGAAAAGTTGCAAGAACAACAAAGCGATTTAGAACGAACGAAGACTTCTAAAGAAAAGTTACATGAGCAGCAAAGCGATTTAGAACAAGAGAGACGTGCTAAAGAAAAGTTGCAAGAACAACAAAGCGATTTAGAACAAGAGAGACTTGCTAAAGAAAAGTTGCAAGAGCAACAAAGCGATTTAGAACAAGAGAGACTTGCTAAAGAAAAGTTGCAAGAACAACAAAGCGATTTAGAACAAGAGAGACTTGCTAAAGAAAAGTTACAAGAGCAGCAAAGCGATTTAGAACAAGAGAGACTTGCTAAAGAAAAGTTGCAAGAACAACAAAGCGATTTAGAACAAGAGAGACTTGCTAAAGAAAAGTTGCAAGAACAACAAAGCGATTTAGAACAAGATAGACTTGCTAAAGAAAAGTTACAAGAGCAACAAAGCGATTTAGAACAAGAGAGACTTGCTAAAGAAAAGTTGCAAGAACAACAAAGCGATTTAGAACAAGAGAGACGTGCTAAAGAAAAGTTGCAAGAACAACAAAGCGATTTAGAACAAGAGAGACGTGCTAAAGAAAAGTTGCAAGAACAACAAAGCGATTTAGAACAAGAGAGACGTGCTAAAGAAAAGTTGCAAGAACAACAAAGCGATTTAGAACAAGAGAGACGTGCTAAAGAAAAGTTGCAAGAACAACAAAGCGATTTAGAACAAGAGAGACTTGCTAAAGAAAAGTTGCAAGAACAACAAAGCGATTTAGAACAAGAGAGACGTGCTAAAGAAAAGTTGCAAGAACAACAAAGCGATTTAGAACAAGAGAGACTTGCTAAAGAAAAGTTGCAAGAACAACAAAGCGATTTAGAACAAGAGAGACGTGCTAAAGAAAAGTTGCAAGAACAACAAAGCGATTTAGAACAAGAGAGACGTGCTAAAGAAAAGTTGCAAGAACAACAAAGCGATTTAGAACAAGATAGACTTGCTAAAGAAAAGTTACAAGAGCAACAAAGCGATTTAGAACAAGAGAGACGTGCTAAAGAAAAGTTGCAAGAACAACAAAGCGATTTAGAACGAACGAAGGCATCTACAGAAACGTTGCATGAGCAGCAAAGCGATCTAGAACAAGAGAGACTTGCTAAAGAAAAGTTACAAGAGCAGCAAAGCGATTTAGAACAAGAGAGACTTGCTAAAGAAAAGTTACAAGAGCAACAAAGCGATTTAGAACGAACGAAGGCATCTACAGAAACGTTGCGTGAGCAGCAAAGCGATCTAGAACAAGAGAAACTAGCTAAAGAAAAGTTACAGGGGCAACAAAGCGATCTAGAACAAGAGAGACTAGCTAAAGAAAAGTTACAGGGGCAACAAAGCGATCTAGAACAAGAGAGACTAGCTAAAGAAAAGTTACAGGGGCAACAAAGCGATCTAGAACAAGAGAGACTAGCTAAAGAAAAGTTACAGGGGCAACAAAGCGATTTAGAACAAGAGAGACTTGCTAAAGAAAAGTTGCAAGAGCGACAAAGCGATTTAGAACAAGAGAGACTTGCTAAAGAAAAGTTGCAAGAACAACAAAGCGATTTAGAACAAGAGAGACTAGCTAAAGAAAAGTTGCAAGAACAACAAAGCGATTTAGAACAAGACAGACTTGCTAAAGAAAAGTTGCAAGAACAACAAAGCGATTTAGAACAAGAGAGACTAGCTAAGGAAAAGTTACAGGGGCAGCATAGCGATTTAGAACGAACGAAGGCATCTAAAGAAACGTTGCAAGAACAACAAAGCGATTTAGAACAAGAGAGACTTGCTAAAGAAAAGTTGCAAGAACAACAAAGCGATTTAGAACAAGAGAGACGTGCTAAAGAAAAGTTGCAAGAACAACAAAGCGATTTAGAACAAGAGAGACGTGCTAAAGAAAAGTTGCAAGAACAACAAAGCGATTTAGAACAAGAGAGACGTGCTAAAGAAAAGTTGCAAGAGCAGCAAAGAGATTTAGAACAAAGGAAGGCTGAtacgaaaaaaaatttagaaagaaaaaaggaaCATGGAGATGTATTAGCAGAGGATTTATATGGTCGTTTAGAAATACCAGCTATAGAACTTCCATCAGAAAATGAACGTGGATATTATATACCACATCAATCTTCTTTACCTCAGGACAACAGAGGGAATAGTAGAGATTCGAAGGAAATATCTATAATAGAAAATACAAATAGAGAATCTATTACAACAAATGTTGAAGGACGAAGGGATATACATAAAGGACATCttgaagaaaagaaagatGGTTCAATAAAACCAGAACAAAAAGAAGATAAATCTGCTGACATACAAAATCATACATTAGAGACAGTAAATATTTCTGATGTTAATGATTTTCAAATAAGTAAGTATGAGGATGAAATAAGTGCTGAATATGACGATTCATTAAtagatgaagaagaagatgatgaagacTTAGACGAATTTAAGCCTATTGTGCAATATGACAATTTCCAAGATGAAGAAAACATAGGAATTTATAAAGAACTAGAAGATTTGATagagaaaaatgaaaatttagATGATTTAGATGAAGGAATAGAAAAATCATCAGAAGAATTAtctgaagaaaaaataaaaaaaggaaagaaatatgaaaaaacaaaggataataattttaaaccAAATGATAAAAGTTTGTATGATGagcatattaaaaaatataaaaatgataagcAGGTTAAtaaggaaaaggaaaaattcATAAAATCATTGTTTCATATATTTGACGGAGACAATGAAATTTTACAGATCGTGGATGAGTTATCTGAAGATATAactaaatattttatgaaacTATAA